In Xyrauchen texanus isolate HMW12.3.18 chromosome 14, RBS_HiC_50CHRs, whole genome shotgun sequence, the following are encoded in one genomic region:
- the si:dkey-219c10.4 gene encoding high affinity cGMP-specific 3',5'-cyclic phosphodiesterase 9A, with protein sequence MATKIIYFTVNGRPEQAEFPINCPAQDVKDLFRAAAEAGPHDILKLYNTKGSIINISPQLVPNTPHSCYKLEVVAADCNSELLGAELAVALGFDLSAMEKRLQSLEKRILSEAAETPSIVYEMKRQVESFREKLESVEHLSWLGLFKDMSEGTHKPSPFYHKRTLRKTREECEHVREKFIQMSSLEVSEEVRQYLKKPTFDNWQWEDAEFMVLLQVMYTDLEFISTFNIELDVLQQFLYEVYRHYNNIPFHNFKHCFCVTQMMYGLIWLTDLRSKIDSIDLLIMLTAAVCHDLDHTGYNNAYQINARTELALRYNDISPLENHHSAVAFEILEKTESNIFRNLPTEQFKRIREGIIKCILATDMTRHTEILNKFKNILPVFDFSNKDHRDVLMMIMIKVSDISNEARPMDVAEPWLDCLLQEFFNQSDMEKLEGLPVTPFMDRDKVTKPSSQTGFIRFVLFPLFIELANLFPCLEQHIIDPVRKALDYYTEMEKALEREKLNRAQIEKGRKSSTSKEPEAHSETVGDKARQPLI encoded by the exons ATGGCAACTAAAATCATTTATTTCACTGTGAATGGAAGACCAGAACAAGCAGAGTTTCCCATTAACTGCCCTGCACAAGATGTTAAAG ATCTTTTCCGAGCGGCAGCAGAGGCGGGACCTCATGACATCTTAAAGCTTTATAATACTAAAGGcagtattattaatatttcccCTCAGCTGGTCCCCAACACTCCTCATTCCTGCTATAAACTGGAAGTGGTAGCTGCAGACTGCAACAGTGAGCTACTAG GTGCAGAGCTGGCTGTTGCTCTAGGATTCGACCTTTCCGCTATGGAGAAAAG GTTACAAAGCCTGGAAAAAAGAATTCTCTCTGAAGCAGCAGAGACCCCATCTATTGTATATGAGATGAAGAGACAAGTGGAGTCATTCAGAGAGAAGTTGGAG AGTGTTGAGCACCTGAGCTGGCTGGGACTGTTTAAGGACATGTCTGAAGGCACCCACAAGCCCTCTCCTTTCTACCATAAAAGAACCCTACGCAAGACCCGAGAAGAGTGCGAGCACGTCAGGGAAAAGTTCATCCAAATGAG TTCTCTAGAAGTTTCCGAAGAGGTAAGACAGTATCTTAAGAAGCCAACGTTTGATAACTG GCAATGGGAGGATGCTGAGTTTATGGTGCTACTTCAGGTGATGTACACAGACCTGGAATTCATCTCCACCTTCAACATTGAGCTAGATGTGCTGCAGCAGTTTCTGTACGAGGTGTACAGACACTACAATAACATCCCATTTCACAACTTCAAGCACTGCTTCTGTGTCACTCAGATG ATGTATGGGCTGATATGGTTAACAGATCTCAGGAGCAAGATCGACAGTATTGACCTTCTCATCATGCTGACAGCAGCCGTGTGTCACGATCTGGATCACACTGGCTACAATAATGCCTATCAG ATTAATGCACGCACTGAGCTTGCCTTGAGGTACAATGACATCTCCCCATTGGAAAATCACCACAGTGCTGTAGCCTTTGAAATCCTTGAAAAG actgaaagcaacattttcagaAACCTGCCAACAGAGCAATTCAAAAGAATACGAGAAGGCATAATTAA GTGTATTCTTGCTACTGATATGACCCGACACACTGAGATCCTCAACAAGTTCAAAAACATTCTTCCAGTGTTTGACTTCAGCAACAAGGATCACAGGGATGTG TTGATGATGATCATGATTAAAGTAAGTGACATCTCCAATGAGGCGCGACCCATGGATGTGGCAGAGCCATGGTTGGACTGTCTGTTGCAGGAGTTCTTTAACCAG AGTGACATGGAGAAGTTGGAGGGTCTCCCTGTCACCCCGTTCATGGATCGAGACAAAGTGACCAAACCCTCTTCTCAGACTGGCTTCATCCGCTTTGTTCTTTTTCCTCTCTTTATCGAACTGGCCAATCTGTTCCCCTGTCTTGAG CAACATATCATTGACCCAGTGCGGAAAGCCCTGGACTATTACACAGAGATGGAAAAGGCGTTGGAGAGGGAGAAACTGAACCGGGCCCAGATTGAAAAGGGACGCAAGTCCAGTACCTCAAAAGAGCCAGAAGCTCACTCAGAAACTGTTGGGGACAAAGCCAGGCAACCTTTAATCTGA